In Paenibacillus protaetiae, the genomic stretch CACTCGCGGCGGCGGCGGATCGATTTGTTTTCGTTAGCGGGGCGGGAATCCAGCACCTTCGTTCCGGCATAATCACAATATGGACATTTCATTGTATCATTCGACCCTCCGTTTTCGTTATGCAGGCATGATGGAAGCCAGCGTTATCACCTGTACAAATCCAAAATCAACTGCCCCTATACATTTCCAGTACTAACCTGTAATGATTTAAAAAATATCGAGCATAATACAGTTACCAACCGCAAGGAGGTGAAAAACAATGGCACAAGGCAGCAGCAACCAACTGGTTGTACCACAAGCTACAGCAGCTCTGGACCAACTGAAATTCGAAGTTGCACAAGAGCTTGGTATTGCAATCCCGCAAGATGGTTACTACGGGAACATTACCACTCGTGATGCAGGTTCCATCGGCGGTAACATTACTCGCCGTCTGGTACAAATCGCAGAGCAATCCCTTGCTGGTAAATAACAGTCGCTATGTATAAAGGATACTTTGGCAGGCCCGTCCTGAAGCGGCGGGGCTGCCAAAGCCCGTTGTTCACCATTGCCAATAATAAAATCAAAGATCCGGATATAAATCCTTGTACTTATTATAATAATAAATAACGCGTTGTACATAATGGCGTGTCTCTCCAAACGGAATTTGATCAGCCGTTTCGAGTTTTCCGTCCCATTCCCCCGAATCAATCCACTTCTTCACATTTCCCGGCCCTG encodes the following:
- a CDS encoding alpha/beta-type small acid-soluble spore protein; its protein translation is MAQGSSNQLVVPQATAALDQLKFEVAQELGIAIPQDGYYGNITTRDAGSIGGNITRRLVQIAEQSLAGK